The Terriglobia bacterium nucleotide sequence TCTTGTGGCCTCGGGGCTTGCTGACACATCAACCCCGATGCCATGGTTTGGAAACAAGGAACTGGTCATCAGTTTCGCTTGATTGCCTCAGTGGCCCAAGCGTTAGTCATTTCCAGTACCGTGGAAATCGAGGCTAGTCCTAGCGGCCGACCGTTTCGAGGGAGACATCGAATTTGTCGTAAAGGCGGCCGAGCCAGAGTATGGCAAGCCCTGCTTCGGTGAGCAAGCCGAGCGCAGCCACCAGTGCTGCGATCGGGAGGACTGCCAGTCCGATCAGCCAGGAACCGAGGAAGAAAACGGCCGCGAAAAGAAGGGCCGCGGGAATCACGGCGAAAACGAGGGCAAACACGGTGGCCAACATGGTAATGAGTCTCTGGCCCATGGCTTCGACGCCCTGGCGGCGCGCCTTGCCGAGTTCGACCCATCCAGGCCAGAGCAGCGCGGCCGCATTCTGAATCAACACGCCAATCAGGCTGAAACAAGGGAGCAGGAAGGCGGCGCTCAGACCCACCAGGAGTCGCTGGGTAACAGAAGGGTGAATGCTGCCTGCGGTCGGCAGGACGCATGCCGCGACAAGGAGCAAAAACCACTCGCCGGCGGCCAGGAGCGCGGCCGGCGCGAGCACTTCGCCCAACACCAGGCTCCATCCCGGTATGGGGTAAGTTTTAAGCAAATCCACCTGAAGCAGATCGCTGCGCAGGTCATCGCGAATCATCATGGGTCCGAGGAGTGTCAGAAATCCCGCCAACATCGCGGCCAGCGACCCGATGATCGCGGGCAACACCTCGCCCCTCCCTCCGCGGGCGGATGCGGGGATCGCGAATGCAACGCCCACCGAAAGGAGCAGAATCAGTATCCGCAGTGCGCTGATTCTGCCTGCCGAAATAAGGTTCTTCCAGAATATGGGAGTGTGCGCGAAGCCGGCAGGCGCAAGCTGAAACAGGGGCCGGCGAACCTTGGCCGCTTCACGCCCTGAGCCTCTCAAGGCGCCGCTCCGGGCCGCTTCCAGCCGGGCCGCGACCTTCCTCGCCAGTTCGAGCGAGGCTTCCTCGAAACTCACGTCCGAACGCATCACCCACAGATAGGCCAGACCCAGAATCGCCGAGGCCGGGATGAGACGCAGCAGAAACGTCGCCGGATCGGGCGCGAAAACCGGGTGCACGAGGGTTCGGAAAGGATACAGAAAGTAATAGGCGGGTCCCGCCTCCGTCACCTTCATCACCCAGGCCCAAAAGTCCGAGAGCTTCGCGGGCGCAACTTCAGGAAGCGGCGGAATAAACCATTTCATCCAGATCACCACTGAAACGACAATGGCCGCCAGCAAGGCCAGCGTCCAAACCTGCCGCTTGAAGCCGGAACGGCCGTGCTCAGCCAGGCTCGTCTGGACCAGGGAAGTCCCTGTGTGATAGAGGCCGAGGAAGGAGTAGACCAGCCAGAGCACTACCAGAGCATAGACCGGGTGCCCGAAGATCCCGCCGCGCCCAAAAAACAAAAAGGAAATCAGGACACCGAACAGGATGCCGAGTTGCATCCTGATCAGGCGGAAGTTGATGAGCGCTCTGCGCGAAATCGGCGCCGGGAACAGGAACTGAATCTCCGCTTCGGTGAACTTCAGGCCCCCGCCACGCCGCCCCGGCCAAATCCAGGGCAGGAGGATGAGGATGAGAAGAAGGAATGCCAGACCCGTCTCCACCACCGGAAGCACGCCTGAATCCAGGGCAATCGGCCCGGCCGTGCGCGTCCCGTGTCGTAAAAAAAGCGGCCGGATGAAGAAAAAGCCCATATATCCCAAGCCGACCAGAGCCGAAATCAGGTACTTCGGCTGCCGCAGCCGCTTCAGCGACGAGACGACGCGATTCCAGAAACTACGGGACAGGTAATAGAGGAAGGTTGCGATCATTTCAAGTCGGTCCCGTCTTCGGCATGACCGGTGATGCGCAGGAACATCTCTTCCAGACTGGTGTCACCGCGCAACTCCGGCAGACTCCTTTGAATCTCCTCAAGCGAACCATGAATGACCTTGCGACCCCGGTTGAGAATGAGAACGCGGTCACAAAGCTCTTCGACCAGGTGCAGCAGATGCGAGCTGATGATGATAGCCGCCCCTTCCCTTGCCCGCTTCAGGATTGTTGACTTCATGCGCCGGATGCCGATCGGGTCCAGGCCCGTGAGTGGCTCGTCGAACAGGAGTGCCTTCGGGGCATGCAGCAGGCCGCAGGCGATGACCAGCTTCTGCTTCATGCCGCGGCTGAGCTCGGCCGGGAGGGCATTGGCTTTTTCCTTAAGCTCCAGCTCCTCCAACAGGGCAGCAGCGCCCGCCTGGAAGTCCCGCACCCCATAGATTCTGGCCGTGAACTGCAAATGCTCCCTGACCGTCAGATAGTCGAAGAGCCGCGGCTCGTCCGGCATGAAGGCAATTTCCTGTTTGGCCGCAAGCGGCTCGCGCTCGAGTGAGTGGCCGCAGATCCTGATCTCGCCACGCGCCGGAGGGATAACGCCGACCGCGCAGCGCAAGGTCGTAGTCTTGCCCGCACCGTTGGGCCCGACCAGGCCGAGGACCTCCCCGGCCTCGACGCGAAAGGAGAGTTCACTGACAGCGACAAACGAACCATAGGTTTTGGTCAGGCTATCAATCTCAATCATAGGTGTCGCATTCTATCACGAAGCCGGCACCTTTATGGTCAGGCAGCGATTACCAGACACACGAAAATCGCGAAATTCATGAAAAGGACTTCGACACCCGCCAGGTACGAAGAAGAGAATCCGCAGTTGGACGGCTGGTATTGGACATCCGTAGGACGAGGCTTGGTCACGACCCGCTCAGTTGGGTTTCTTCCGCGAAATGGGAGTCGCTGCCTGCGGGTGGCGTTTGGTAATAGGTGAGGCGGATGGTAAAATTTGAGGCTTCAGATTGTTTCAGAGAGGCAGGCACTGCCAGTGGGCTCAAAGAGGTGAGCTTGGATATCACACGAACTTCAGTCGCCGCGGCCGACCAGGAACGAGGCGAAATACGCGGCTCCGTGACCAACGACTTCAGCATCCAGGTGGCTACTGTCAACGGGTCCGGAAGCCAGTCGGCCAACAGCGTGCTGATGCGCGCCATCTTCCAAATGGGCGTGCCGGTGAGCGGGAAGAACCTCTTCCCCTCCAACATCGCCGGGCTTCCCACCTGGTTCACCATCCGGGCCAACAAGAACAGTTACCTGGCGCGCAAGGCAGAGATTGATTTCGCCGTCGCCCTGAATCCGCAAACGGCGCGCGAGGATGCACTGTCGGTGATCAAGGGGGGTGCGTTGCTGGCAGAGGCGTCACTGGGCCTGAAAGGGCTGCGCAGCGACATCAGCTATTATGAGGCTCCCTTCCTGAGCCTTGCCGCCCAGGTCAGCACCGAGGTGCGGCTGCGCAAGCTCCTCTCCAATATGATTTATGTGGGCGTGATGGCTCAGCTCCTGGGGATCGATCCGGCCGAAGTCGAGAAAGCGATCCGGAGGCAATTCGCATCGAAGCTGAAAGCGGCCGAAATCAACATCAAGGCCGCCCGGGCAGGAATGGAGTATGCCGAGGCCCACCTCCCCAAGAGCGACCCGTTCCGGATCGAGAGGAT carries:
- a CDS encoding putative ABC exporter domain-containing protein produces the protein MIATFLYYLSRSFWNRVVSSLKRLRQPKYLISALVGLGYMGFFFIRPLFLRHGTRTAGPIALDSGVLPVVETGLAFLLLILILLPWIWPGRRGGGLKFTEAEIQFLFPAPISRRALINFRLIRMQLGILFGVLISFLFFGRGGIFGHPVYALVVLWLVYSFLGLYHTGTSLVQTSLAEHGRSGFKRQVWTLALLAAIVVSVVIWMKWFIPPLPEVAPAKLSDFWAWVMKVTEAGPAYYFLYPFRTLVHPVFAPDPATFLLRLIPASAILGLAYLWVMRSDVSFEEASLELARKVAARLEAARSGALRGSGREAAKVRRPLFQLAPAGFAHTPIFWKNLISAGRISALRILILLLSVGVAFAIPASARGGRGEVLPAIIGSLAAMLAGFLTLLGPMMIRDDLRSDLLQVDLLKTYPIPGWSLVLGEVLAPAALLAAGEWFLLLVAACVLPTAGSIHPSVTQRLLVGLSAAFLLPCFSLIGVLIQNAAALLWPGWVELGKARRQGVEAMGQRLITMLATVFALVFAVIPAALLFAAVFFLGSWLIGLAVLPIAALVAALGLLTEAGLAILWLGRLYDKFDVSLETVGR
- a CDS encoding ATP-binding cassette domain-containing protein, with product MIEIDSLTKTYGSFVAVSELSFRVEAGEVLGLVGPNGAGKTTTLRCAVGVIPPARGEIRICGHSLEREPLAAKQEIAFMPDEPRLFDYLTVREHLQFTARIYGVRDFQAGAAALLEELELKEKANALPAELSRGMKQKLVIACGLLHAPKALLFDEPLTGLDPIGIRRMKSTILKRAREGAAIIISSHLLHLVEELCDRVLILNRGRKVIHGSLEEIQRSLPELRGDTSLEEMFLRITGHAEDGTDLK